The following are encoded in a window of Ricinus communis isolate WT05 ecotype wild-type chromosome 4, ASM1957865v1, whole genome shotgun sequence genomic DNA:
- the LOC125369875 gene encoding uncharacterized protein LOC125369875 — protein MAESSSFAQPSIRKFDGDYDHWSLIMENLLRSKEYWSVIEDGFTESPSDMVLSAAQKKTYDEARLKDLKAKNYLFSSIDKTILKTITQKETSKQLWDSMRIKYQGNVRVQRAQLQTLRRSFELLDMKSRESATDYFGRVMVVANDMRNCGENMPNVKIVEKILRTLTTNFNYIVCSIEEFKDIDNLFVDALQSSLLVHKQKFKKTTNEGGEKQVLKISYDERGGRGRGGMTRGRGRG, from the coding sequence ATGGCTGAGAGTAGCAGTTTTGCTCAACCTAGCATTCGTAAATTTGATGGTGACTACGATCACTGGAGTCTCATCATGGAGAATCTTCTGAGGTCGAAAGAATATTGGAGCGTGATAGAGGATGGTTTCACAGAGTCTCCATCTGATATGGTCTTGTCTGCGGCTCAAAAGAAAACTTATGATGAAGCAAGGCTGAAGGATCTTAAAGCTAAGAACTACCTGTTTAGTTCGATCGATAAGACCATTTTGAAGACCATCACTCAAAAGGAGACATCCAAACAGCTGTGGGACTCTATGAGGATCAAATACCAAGGAAATGTAAGGGTGCAGCGAGCACAATTGCAGACGTTGCGTAGAAGCTTCGAGCTCCTGGATATGAAGAGTAGAGAATCGGCCACAGACTATTTTGGCCGAGTTATGGTGGTGGCAAATGACATGAGGAACTGTGGAGAAAACATGCCAAATGTTAAAATTGTGGAGAAGATTTTAAGAACTCTTACAACAAACTTTAACTATATTGTATGCTCAATTGAAGAGTTCAAAGACATTGATAATCTATTTGTTGATGCATTGCAAAGTTCACTACTTGTGCACAAACAAAAGTTTAAGAAGACCACTAACGAAGGTGGAGAGAAGCAAGTTCTGAAGATCTCGTATGATGAGCGTGGAGGAAGAGGCAGAGGAGGCATGACTCGAGGAAGGGGGAGAGGTTGA
- the LOC8269202 gene encoding UDP-arabinopyranose mutase 1 isoform X1 — protein MARPASHVYPPLKDELDIVIPTIRNLDFLEMWRPFFQPYHLIIVQDGDPNKTVRVPDGFDYELYNRNDVNRVLGPKSNCISFKDSACRCFGFLVSKKKYIFTIDDDCFVAKDPSGKEINALAQHIQNLLTPSTPFFFNTLYDPYREGADFVRGYPFSMRGGVATAISHGLWLNIPDYDAPTQLVKPLERNTSSHRYVDAVLTIPKGTLFPMCGMNLAFNRELIGPAMYFGLMGDGQPIGRYDDMWAGWCAKVICDHLDLGVKTGLPYIWHSKASNPFVNLKKEYKGIYWQEDIIPFFQSVALPKECNTVQKCYIELSKLVKEKLGHIDPYFTKLGDAMVTWIEAWDELNSPAEGATAQTNVTKKE, from the exons ATGGCTCGGCCAGCAAGCCATGTGTATCCTCCATTGAAAGATGAACTCGACATAGTTATCCCTACCATCAGAAACTTAGATTTCTTGGAGATGTGGAGGCCATTCTTTCAGCCTTACCATCTAATCATTGTCCAAGACGGGGATCCGAACAAGACTGTTCGGGTTCCTGATGGGTTCGATTATGAGCTCTATAACAGAAACGATGTCAATCGAGTTCTTGGACCCAAATCcaattgtatttcttttaaagactCTGCTTGCCGCTGCTTTGGCTTCCTGGTTTCTaagaagaaatatattttcacCATCGATGATGATTGCTTT gTGGCGAAGGATCCAAGTGGGAAGGAGATAAATGCATTGGCGCAACACATACAAAATTTGCTAACACCATCAACGCCCTTCTTTTTTAACACACTGTATGATCCATACAGAGAAGGAGCAGATTTTGTAAGAGGGTATCCATTTAGCATGAGAGGAGGAGTAGCTACTGCGATATCGCATGGACTTTGGCTTAACATTCCTGACTATGATGCCCCAACTCAGCTTGTCAAGCCTCTTGAACGTAACACCAG TTCACACAGGTATGTGGATGCTGTTCTCACAATCCCAAAAGGGACTCTATTTCCAATGTGCGGGATGAACCTTGCTTTTAACAGGGAGCTGATTGGCCCTGCCATGTACTTCGGACTCATGGGTGATGGTCAACCTATTGGTAGATATGATGACATGTGGGCTGGTTGGTGTGCCAAG GTGATATGTGACCATCTGGATCTTGGGGTGAAAACCGGCCTACCATACATTTGGCACAGCAAGGCAAGCAACCCATTTGTGAATTTGAAGAAGGAATATAAGGGCATATACTGGCAGGAAGATATCATCCCATTCTTCCAATCTGTTGCCCTCCCCAAAGAGTGCAATACTGTGCAAAAATGCTACATTGAGCTTTCCAAACTGGTCAAGGAAAAGCTTGGCCATATTGATCCGTATTTTACAAAACTTGGTGATGCCATGGTTACCTGGATTGAAGCGTGGGATGAGCTAAATTCCCCAGCTGAAGGAGCTACGGCACAGACCAacgtcactaagaaagaatgA
- the LOC8269202 gene encoding UDP-arabinopyranose mutase 1 isoform X2 codes for MARPASHVYPPLKDELDIVIPTIRNLDFLEMWRPFFQPYHLIIVQDGDPNKTVRVPDGFDYELYNRNDVNRVLGPKSNCISFKDSACRCFGFLVSKKKYIFTIDDDCFVAKDPSGKEINALAQHIQNLLTPSTPFFFNTLYDPYREGADFVRGYPFSMRGGVATAISHGLWLNIPDYDAPTQLVKPLERNTRYVDAVLTIPKGTLFPMCGMNLAFNRELIGPAMYFGLMGDGQPIGRYDDMWAGWCAKVICDHLDLGVKTGLPYIWHSKASNPFVNLKKEYKGIYWQEDIIPFFQSVALPKECNTVQKCYIELSKLVKEKLGHIDPYFTKLGDAMVTWIEAWDELNSPAEGATAQTNVTKKE; via the exons ATGGCTCGGCCAGCAAGCCATGTGTATCCTCCATTGAAAGATGAACTCGACATAGTTATCCCTACCATCAGAAACTTAGATTTCTTGGAGATGTGGAGGCCATTCTTTCAGCCTTACCATCTAATCATTGTCCAAGACGGGGATCCGAACAAGACTGTTCGGGTTCCTGATGGGTTCGATTATGAGCTCTATAACAGAAACGATGTCAATCGAGTTCTTGGACCCAAATCcaattgtatttcttttaaagactCTGCTTGCCGCTGCTTTGGCTTCCTGGTTTCTaagaagaaatatattttcacCATCGATGATGATTGCTTT gTGGCGAAGGATCCAAGTGGGAAGGAGATAAATGCATTGGCGCAACACATACAAAATTTGCTAACACCATCAACGCCCTTCTTTTTTAACACACTGTATGATCCATACAGAGAAGGAGCAGATTTTGTAAGAGGGTATCCATTTAGCATGAGAGGAGGAGTAGCTACTGCGATATCGCATGGACTTTGGCTTAACATTCCTGACTATGATGCCCCAACTCAGCTTGTCAAGCCTCTTGAACGTAACACCAG GTATGTGGATGCTGTTCTCACAATCCCAAAAGGGACTCTATTTCCAATGTGCGGGATGAACCTTGCTTTTAACAGGGAGCTGATTGGCCCTGCCATGTACTTCGGACTCATGGGTGATGGTCAACCTATTGGTAGATATGATGACATGTGGGCTGGTTGGTGTGCCAAG GTGATATGTGACCATCTGGATCTTGGGGTGAAAACCGGCCTACCATACATTTGGCACAGCAAGGCAAGCAACCCATTTGTGAATTTGAAGAAGGAATATAAGGGCATATACTGGCAGGAAGATATCATCCCATTCTTCCAATCTGTTGCCCTCCCCAAAGAGTGCAATACTGTGCAAAAATGCTACATTGAGCTTTCCAAACTGGTCAAGGAAAAGCTTGGCCATATTGATCCGTATTTTACAAAACTTGGTGATGCCATGGTTACCTGGATTGAAGCGTGGGATGAGCTAAATTCCCCAGCTGAAGGAGCTACGGCACAGACCAacgtcactaagaaagaatgA